Proteins encoded in a region of the Mycobacterium branderi genome:
- the ipdC gene encoding (3aS,4S,5R,7aS)-5-hydroxy-7a-methyl-1-oxo-octahydro-1H-indene-4-carboxyl-CoA dehydrogenase has translation MRLRTPLTELVGVEHPVVQTGMGWVAGARLVSATANAGGLGILASATMTLDELAVAIGKVKAATDKPFGVNIRADAADAGDRVELMIREGVKVASFALAPRQELITRLKEAGSVVIPSVGLAKHARKVASWGADAVIVQGGEGGGHTGPIATTLLLPSVLDAVDIPVIAAGGFFDGRGLAAALCYGAAGVAMGTRFLLTSDSTVPEAVKRRYLEAGLDGTVVTTRVDGMPHRVLRTGLVEKLESGSRARGFTAAVRNAAKFKKMSQMTWPSMIRDGLAMRHGKELSWSQVIMAANTPMLLKAGLVEGNTDAGVLASGQVAGIVEDLPSCAELIQTIVADAIKHLQAASSLIEPRV, from the coding sequence ATGAGGTTGCGTACGCCGCTGACCGAGCTGGTGGGCGTCGAGCATCCGGTGGTACAGACCGGGATGGGCTGGGTGGCCGGCGCCCGGCTGGTGTCGGCGACTGCCAACGCCGGCGGGCTGGGAATCCTGGCGTCGGCGACGATGACGTTGGACGAGTTGGCTGTGGCGATCGGCAAGGTCAAGGCGGCCACCGACAAGCCGTTCGGCGTCAACATCCGCGCCGACGCGGCCGACGCGGGCGACCGGGTGGAGTTGATGATTCGTGAGGGCGTCAAGGTGGCGTCGTTCGCGTTGGCGCCTCGCCAGGAGCTGATCACCCGATTGAAAGAGGCCGGCTCCGTGGTGATTCCGTCGGTTGGTCTTGCCAAGCACGCTCGTAAGGTGGCGTCCTGGGGTGCCGACGCGGTGATTGTCCAGGGCGGCGAGGGCGGCGGGCACACGGGCCCAATCGCAACTACCCTGTTGCTGCCGTCGGTGCTTGACGCCGTGGATATTCCGGTGATTGCTGCGGGCGGGTTCTTCGACGGGCGAGGGCTGGCCGCCGCGTTGTGTTACGGCGCGGCCGGCGTGGCGATGGGCACCCGGTTCTTGCTGACGTCGGATTCGACGGTGCCCGAAGCGGTCAAACGGCGTTACCTTGAGGCTGGGCTCGACGGCACGGTGGTGACCACCCGCGTCGACGGCATGCCACATCGCGTGCTGCGCACCGGCCTGGTCGAGAAGCTGGAGAGCGGTTCACGGGCAAGGGGTTTCACCGCAGCGGTGCGCAACGCCGCCAAGTTCAAGAAGATGTCGCAGATGACCTGGCCGTCGATGATTCGCGACGGGCTGGCGATGCGCCACGGCAAGGAACTTTCGTGGTCGCAGGTGATCATGGCAGCCAACACCCCGATGCTGCTGAAAGCCGGCCTGGTGGAAGGCAACACCGACGCCGGCGTGTTGGCGTCCGGTCAGGTGGCGGGCATCGTCGAGGACCTGCCGTCGTGCGCGGAGCTCATCCAGACGATTGTTGCCGACGCGATCAAGCACCTACAGGCGGCGTCGTCCCTCATAGAGCCGCGAGTGTGA
- a CDS encoding TetR/AcrR family transcriptional regulator — MSYHHGDLRAALVDAGLELTRAGGPDALTIREATRRVGVSPNAAYRHFADREALLEAVATAILHRMTARMRTSVRRRGPTELLRAVGIGYIKFALDEPGWFAVAFFGASQSDETGSAPPYLALTEALDAMVEAGALSPKQRDGAEWPCWSAVHGFAELALHGPLRGASRREVDSLARRTVDDIIAGLSR, encoded by the coding sequence TTGAGTTACCACCACGGTGATCTGCGCGCGGCATTGGTTGACGCCGGCCTCGAGCTGACCCGCGCGGGTGGGCCGGACGCGCTCACTATCCGGGAAGCGACGCGGCGCGTCGGGGTTTCGCCCAATGCGGCATATCGTCACTTCGCCGACCGGGAAGCATTGCTAGAGGCCGTCGCCACCGCGATCCTGCATCGGATGACAGCACGGATGCGAACCTCGGTGCGCCGACGGGGCCCCACCGAACTGCTGCGCGCCGTCGGTATCGGCTATATCAAGTTCGCGTTGGACGAGCCCGGGTGGTTCGCGGTCGCATTCTTCGGAGCTAGCCAGTCCGACGAAACAGGCAGTGCACCACCGTATCTGGCTTTGACAGAGGCGCTCGATGCCATGGTGGAGGCCGGCGCGCTGTCACCCAAGCAGCGCGACGGCGCCGAGTGGCCATGCTGGTCCGCGGTGCACGGGTTCGCCGAACTGGCCCTGCATGGTCCACTGCGGGGCGCGAGCCGGCGGGAGGTGGATTCGTTGGCGCGCCGCACCGTCGACGACATCATCGCCGGTCTGTCACGATGA
- the ipdB gene encoding cholesterol ring-cleaving hydrolase subunit IpdB, with protein MITRAEICVTACAELFRDAGEIMISPMTTVALVGARLARLTFSPDILLTDGEAQLLADTPALGAAGAIEGWMPFGRVFETLAWGRRHVVMGANQVDRYGNQNLSAFGPLQHPTRQMFGVRGAPGNTINHSTSYWVGNHSPRVFCDAVDVVSGIGYDKIDPDNPAFRFVNVHRVVSNLGVFDFGGPDHTMRALSLHPGVKADDVREATSFGVHGLSDAEETRPPDVDELRLIREVLDPKSLRDKEVRV; from the coding sequence ATGATCACCCGAGCCGAAATCTGCGTGACCGCCTGCGCCGAGCTGTTCCGCGATGCCGGCGAGATCATGATCAGCCCGATGACGACGGTGGCGCTGGTCGGCGCCCGCCTGGCCCGGTTGACGTTCTCCCCCGACATTCTGCTGACCGACGGCGAAGCGCAGTTGCTCGCCGATACGCCTGCTTTGGGCGCCGCCGGCGCGATTGAGGGCTGGATGCCGTTCGGCCGGGTGTTCGAGACGCTGGCGTGGGGGCGCCGGCATGTGGTGATGGGCGCCAATCAGGTTGACCGCTATGGCAATCAGAACCTCTCGGCGTTCGGCCCGCTGCAGCACCCGACGCGGCAGATGTTCGGCGTTCGCGGCGCTCCTGGTAACACGATCAACCACTCCACCAGCTACTGGGTGGGCAACCACTCGCCGCGGGTGTTCTGCGACGCCGTCGACGTAGTCTCGGGGATCGGCTACGACAAGATCGACCCCGACAACCCGGCGTTCCGGTTCGTCAACGTACACCGGGTGGTGTCCAATCTTGGCGTGTTCGACTTCGGCGGCCCGGACCATACGATGCGGGCGTTGTCCCTGCATCCGGGCGTCAAGGCCGACGACGTGCGGGAGGCCACGTCGTTCGGGGTGCACGGTCTGTCTGATGCGGAGGAGACCCGACCGCCCGATGTGGACGAACTGCGGCTGATCCGCGAGGTGCTCGACCCGAAATCGTTGCGGGACAAAGAGGTGCGGGTATGA
- a CDS encoding VOC family protein: MTGLTTISLVCVPTPDQDKAVEFYESLGFEKRTDQPFGGGYRWIEVYPPEGTTGIALAPPPPDSGPVQPTNTGITLTTNDIDATHAAMKELGVDVDAQVARMGEPVPPMFWFRDPTGHTLMVVEV, from the coding sequence ATGACCGGCCTGACGACGATCAGCCTGGTGTGCGTGCCGACGCCCGACCAGGACAAAGCAGTGGAGTTCTACGAGTCGCTCGGATTCGAGAAGCGAACCGATCAGCCCTTCGGCGGCGGCTATCGCTGGATCGAGGTTTATCCACCCGAGGGCACGACCGGCATCGCGCTCGCTCCGCCCCCGCCGGACAGTGGACCGGTGCAGCCGACCAATACCGGTATCACGTTGACCACCAACGATATCGACGCTACCCATGCGGCGATGAAGGAACTCGGCGTCGACGTCGATGCACAGGTGGCGCGAATGGGTGAGCCGGTCCCACCGATGTTCTGGTTCCGCGACCCGACCGGACACACACTGATGGTGGTGGAGGTCTGA